Genomic DNA from Niabella ginsenosidivorans:
AACAGCTGGTCATTTGAGTAGGCCGTTAATACTTCAACAGAAAATTTGTCCGGATTTTTTTCTATTACATCCAGCGCCTGCTTTCCGATAGAGCCTGTTGAACCAAAAATGGCAATTCTTTTTTTTATGTATTCCTGTTCCATTAAATATTATGAAGATACCCTTTTACAAAGCGGCTAAGTTAAGCGCTGTTTTAAGAATAAAAAAATGCTTAGTTTTTTGCCCATTGGGAAAGGGCATCGGCAATGGTACGGTCATTACTGAGGCGGGGCACCTTATTTTGCCCGCCCAGTTTGCCAATGGAGCGCATATAATCAATGAACCCGTTCTTTTTCACCGGGGTTATGGTTAGCTTTTGCAGGATATTGCCAGTGATCAGATCGTTATAATAAGCGTTCTTTTCACGTAAATAAGTGTCTATTTTCTCCGCAAACTGCTGCATATTCCGGGGCTCATTTTCAAACTCAATGAACCATTCATGATAGGATTTACCTTTGTCCTTGCTGATGTACGGCGCCACGGTAAATTCAGTAATGTGCACATTCCCCTCTTTAGCAGCTCTTAATAAACTGTATTCCACCTCTTCCCCGATCACATGTTCGCCAAAGGCAGAAATAAAATGTTTGGTCCTGCCTGTAACTACCAGGCGATAAGGATCCACCGACACAAACCGGACCATATCTCCAATATCATACCCCCACAAACCTGCATTGCTATTAATGATGAGCGCATAGTTTACGCCTGCTTCTACCTCGCCCAGTGACAGGCGCCTGGGATTTTCCTTACCGATTTCCTCTGAAGGAATGAATTCATAGAAAATACCGCTGTTGGTATTCAGCAATAGACCCGGTTCTGTCTGCGTGTCCTGAAACGCAAAAAAACCTTCAGATGCGGGAAAGGTTTCAATGCCATCCACTTTTCTTCCGATGCTTTCAAACAACTTTGGTTTATACGGTTCAAAATTCACGCCGCCATACACCATTACGGAAAAGTCCGGGAACAGCTCTCCCACCGGTTTACCGGACCGTTTGATCAGCTCATCAAAATACATCTGCATCCAGGGCGGTATGCCGCTGATCAGCGTCATGCGCTGATTAATGGTCTCATCAACGATCTTATTCAGCTTGGTTTCCCAATCTTCAATGCAGTTGGTTTCATAATCCGGCAACTGGTTCCTGCGCAAATAGCGGGGCACATGATGGTTAACGATCCCGCTGAGCCTTCCTGTAGGAATACCGCCTACCCGCTCCAGTACCGGGGAGCCGCTCAGGAAAATCAGCTTTCCATCGGCAAAAGCCGTATTGCCGGTTTCGGCCATATAACACAATAAAGCGTTACGGGCGCCATTGATATGATTGCTGATCGACTCTTTTGTTATGGGAATGTATTTTGTACCGCTGACGGTACCGGAGGTTTTGGCAAAATAAACAGGCTGGCCCTTCCATAATACATTGTGCTTTCCGGCCTTTATTTCTTCAATATAAGGCTTTAACTTTTCATAGTCCCTTATAGGAACAGACTGTGTAAAAGATTTATAATCATTTATTTCTGTAAATTTGTGCGCTTTGCCAAACTGGGTGATCCGGGCCGTTTTTATAAGCTCTTTCAGCAAAGCATCCTGATCTTCAACAGCAGTGAGCATGCCCTTTTTGATGTTCTTGGAAACAATTGATGCAAAGGGTTTGGCGAGTAACGATTTGATTTTCATTGCACTGATCTGTTTTTTCTACACCTGTGGATTACAGCAAGTACAAATATAATGCTTGTTTGGAGAGCAGGAATATTATTTACGATATCTCTTTGGGAAATTAAAAAATCTCCTTACCTTTGCCGTCCTAATTTTTAGACAATGATAGCAATTATTAAGGTAGCAGGTCAACAATTTAAGGTTGAAAAAGATCAGACCCTGTTTGTACCACATATTGAAGGCAATGCCGGTGATGCGGTAAACCTTGACGTTTTATTGACGCATGCTGACGGAAAATTATCTGTTGGCGGTGACATTGCCACAAAAGTAAGCGCGGAAATTGTAGACCATGTAAAAGGGGATACAGTGATTGCCTATAAAACAAAAAGAAGAAAAGGCTTTCATAAAAAGAAAGGGCACCGCACTGCATACACAAAAATTAAAGTAACCAATATTGCTTAATCAAAGTTAACAGGTTGATCGATTAACAGGTTAATAAGTTCATTAAGTTACGATACTTAAAAACTTTTTCTTTTTACTGGTTCAACTAAAAAACATTTAAACTTATAAAAAATGGCACATAAGAAAGGAGAAGGCAGCGTAAAGAACGGACGCGACTCAGAAAGCAAACGTTTAGGCGTTAAGATCTTCGGAGGTCAGCCTGCTGTTGCCGGTAATATCATCATCCGCCAGCGCGGCACTGTTTATCATCCCGGTAAAAATGTAGGCGTGGGAAAAGACTTTACCTTATTTGCATTATCTGACGGTATAGTAGAATTTAAAAAAGGCCGTAAGAACAGGACCTTTGTATCTGTTAACGAAGCCCAGGCTTAATATGCTTTTTGCTGTTACTGAATAAATTGTGGAAAAAAAATTTGGCGAGATTAAATAATTATCTAATTTTACCGCCGATAACCCATTTTATTTACTAAACATTAAATTCAAAAAAAATGGCAACAGCTAAAAAAGCAACAGCTAAGAAAGCAGCTCCTAAAAAAGCGGCTCCCAAAAAAGCAGCAGTAAAGAAAGCGGCTCCTAAAAAAGCAGCAGCAAAAAAGGCAGCTCCCAAAAAAGCAGCAGCAAAAAAAGCAGCTCCTAAAAAGGCAGCAGCAAAAAAAGCAGCTCCTAAAAAAGCAGCAGCCAAGAAAAAATAATACATCCATTTTTTCTGAAAGGATTTCAAAGCCTTCCGCATTGGAAGGCTTTTTTTATTGCCTTCACTTTCCTACTTTGCAGCTATGAACAACAGCGCCATTGCAGAGCATTTCACCCTTCTTTCCCGGTTAATGGATATACACGGAGAAAATGCCTTTAAATCAAAGACCTATTCTATCGCGGCTTTTTATATTGAACGGCTGGAAGAGCAACTGACGCATATTGACCGTGATAAACACGGCAGCATCAAGGGCCTGGGCGCCTCGGTTGCGTCCAAAGTGGCGGAGCTCATTGATACGGGCCACATGACTGCACTGGATGAACTGATGGCCAATACCCCGCCCGGCATTGTGGAAATGCTGGAGCTAAAAGGATTAGGCCCGAAAAAAATACATATTATCTGGAAAGAAATGGGCATTGGATCCATTGGTGAATTAGAATATGCCTGTAATGAAAACCGTCTTACCCGTTATAAGGGCTTCGGAGCAAAAACACAGATAAAGATCCTGGAGTCTATCAGTTTCTATAACCAGAACAAGGGCCATTTTCTTTATTCGCAAATACACGAGATTTACCCGTCCATTCAAACATACCTTGAAAACCTTTTCGGGAAAGGCGCTGTTTGGAACACGGGTAATTATTACCGGCAACTGCCCACTTTATATGAGCTGGAGTTTATTGTAGCAGCGCCCTTAGAAGGTGTAATCAAGAAATTCCAGACAGCTTACCCCCCGGAGCTTCTGGAACAAACGGACCATTCAGTGCTTTATAAGCTGAACAACGGACTGCGGCTGAAGATCTATTCCATTCAAAAAAATATTCCGCAGTTCTTATTTGAAACATCTTCTTCCCCGGGGTTTGCCGAAGCCTTTAAGAAAAAATATTACCCGGAAGATTTTGAAACAATACCATTCAGTGATGAAGCTGCTATTTTTGAAAAGGTACAGCTTCCTTTTATTCCGGCGCCCCTGCGTGAATCAGTAACCATCATTGACCGGGCTGCAAAAAATGAACTGCCCCAACTGATCGAGGCAAAAGATATAAAAGGGATCATCCATAACCACAGCAACTGGTCCGATGGCCTTTTTACCATTGAGGAAATGGCAAAAGCGCTTATGGCAAAAGGAATGGAATACCTGGTTATATCCGATCACTCAAAATCGGCCACCTATGCCAACGGGCTTACGGAAGAACGGATCCTACAGCAGCAAAAGCAAATAGACGAGCTGAACAAGCAACTGGCCCCCTTTAAGATTTTTAAGAGCATTGAGTGCGACATACTGGGTGACGGTAGCCTTGATTACAGCAATGAGGTATTGAAGAGCTTTGATCTGGTAATTGCTTCCATTCACAGTAATTTATACATGAGCGAAACAAAAGCGATGGAACGCTTACTGCGGGCCATTGAGAATCCTTATACCACTATACTGGGGCATTTAACCGGCAGGCTGCTGCTAAGCAGGAATGGTTACCCTATTGATCATAAAAAGATCATTGATGCCTGCGTTGCCAACAATGTGGTCATTGAAATCAATGCCAACCCCCACCGTCTTGATCTTGACTGGAGCTGGATCGAATACGCGCTCAGCCGGAATGCCCTGTTATCTGTTAACCCCGATGCGCATACCATCGAGGGCTTTGATGATGTGCAGTATGGCGTTATTGCTTCACAAAAAGGAGGGCTGACCGCTGCCTCCAATCTTAGCAGCTTTTCCTTAAAGGCATTTGAAGAGTTTATTACAAAGCGGAAAGCCGCTATCAACAGATAGCAGCCTGCAAAATCCGCAGACGGGCGCAGAAAAAATGTAATCAGGCCACTGTTCTGCAAATGTTGCGAAACAATGCACCCGCTTTAAAGCACCGGCAATTTTACAAAAAAGGTAGTGCCAATGCCCGGCTCTGTTTCAAACCAGATACTGCCGTTTGCTTTTTCTACAATGCCTTTACACATGGCCAGTCCCAACCCTGTTCCGGAGCTTTTGGTGGTAAAATTGGGGGTAAAGATCCTTGCCTTCATGGTTTCGCTGATGCCTGCTCCATTATCCTTTACACTGATGATCACGGTATCATTATCCAGGCGCTCCCTAACCTCCAACACGCACCTTGTATTCCCTTCACAGGCATCAATGGCGTTTACAAACAGGTTGGTGAACAGCCGGTTCAATTGCGTTTTATCTGCCTTTACCTGCACCGGTATCGGTAAAGGGTTCCAGTGAAAGGTCACTTCCGGGTTCTTGCTGTAAATATTTTCCAGTGGCTGCAATACTTCATGCAGGTCGAATGCTTCTGCCTTTACATGGTTGATATTGGCAAACTGGGAAAAATCTGCTGCTATCTTTGAAAGGTGATCAATCTGTTCCACCAGTGTTTTTGCCACACTTGAGGTCAGTTGCTGAATATTGGGGCTTTGCTCATTAATGGCCTTCTGTAAATATTGCAGGCTCAGTTTCATAGGCGTAAGCGGGTTCTT
This window encodes:
- a CDS encoding DNA polymerase/3'-5' exonuclease PolX gives rise to the protein MNNSAIAEHFTLLSRLMDIHGENAFKSKTYSIAAFYIERLEEQLTHIDRDKHGSIKGLGASVASKVAELIDTGHMTALDELMANTPPGIVEMLELKGLGPKKIHIIWKEMGIGSIGELEYACNENRLTRYKGFGAKTQIKILESISFYNQNKGHFLYSQIHEIYPSIQTYLENLFGKGAVWNTGNYYRQLPTLYELEFIVAAPLEGVIKKFQTAYPPELLEQTDHSVLYKLNNGLRLKIYSIQKNIPQFLFETSSSPGFAEAFKKKYYPEDFETIPFSDEAAIFEKVQLPFIPAPLRESVTIIDRAAKNELPQLIEAKDIKGIIHNHSNWSDGLFTIEEMAKALMAKGMEYLVISDHSKSATYANGLTEERILQQQKQIDELNKQLAPFKIFKSIECDILGDGSLDYSNEVLKSFDLVIASIHSNLYMSETKAMERLLRAIENPYTTILGHLTGRLLLSRNGYPIDHKKIIDACVANNVVIEINANPHRLDLDWSWIEYALSRNALLSVNPDAHTIEGFDDVQYGVIASQKGGLTAASNLSSFSLKAFEEFITKRKAAINR
- the rplU gene encoding 50S ribosomal protein L21 yields the protein MIAIIKVAGQQFKVEKDQTLFVPHIEGNAGDAVNLDVLLTHADGKLSVGGDIATKVSAEIVDHVKGDTVIAYKTKRRKGFHKKKGHRTAYTKIKVTNIA
- a CDS encoding GH3 family domain-containing protein, which codes for MKIKSLLAKPFASIVSKNIKKGMLTAVEDQDALLKELIKTARITQFGKAHKFTEINDYKSFTQSVPIRDYEKLKPYIEEIKAGKHNVLWKGQPVYFAKTSGTVSGTKYIPITKESISNHINGARNALLCYMAETGNTAFADGKLIFLSGSPVLERVGGIPTGRLSGIVNHHVPRYLRRNQLPDYETNCIEDWETKLNKIVDETINQRMTLISGIPPWMQMYFDELIKRSGKPVGELFPDFSVMVYGGVNFEPYKPKLFESIGRKVDGIETFPASEGFFAFQDTQTEPGLLLNTNSGIFYEFIPSEEIGKENPRRLSLGEVEAGVNYALIINSNAGLWGYDIGDMVRFVSVDPYRLVVTGRTKHFISAFGEHVIGEEVEYSLLRAAKEGNVHITEFTVAPYISKDKGKSYHEWFIEFENEPRNMQQFAEKIDTYLREKNAYYNDLITGNILQKLTITPVKKNGFIDYMRSIGKLGGQNKVPRLSNDRTIADALSQWAKN
- the rpmA gene encoding 50S ribosomal protein L27 codes for the protein MAHKKGEGSVKNGRDSESKRLGVKIFGGQPAVAGNIIIRQRGTVYHPGKNVGVGKDFTLFALSDGIVEFKKGRKNRTFVSVNEAQA